The following are encoded together in the Scomber scombrus chromosome 7, fScoSco1.1, whole genome shotgun sequence genome:
- the LOC133983551 gene encoding cytochrome b5 reductase 4: MLSFPSPGSQQRVGPSGQSGRNKVALKPGHSLMDWIRFSKSGKDLTGLRGRLIEVTQEELKKHNKRDDCWTCIRGLVYNVTPYMDYHPGGEEELMKAAGIDGTELFDQVHRWVNYESMLKECLVGRMSTLPTTTIKAMNPPPPPTSLAPPTSLAPPPDKDSRPRYDWFQTEASVHLVVYAKRKIPGSGCTVVDLEAGVFRLQVLLGKMSYMLHLRLAEDVEGNVAVHTAFTVGKIQITMRKQAKGKWTSLGQPLESHNTFLRHKDRAVYHRDCVLVSKTEVNHNTHVFRLQLPRGTVMHVPVGKHVYLKALIQDTEVVRPYTPVDQNLAAASCQSPQDSDLYLMIKVYPDGVITPHLNSLSIGDHISVSGPEGTFSLRPLRDVTDLYLLAAGTGFTPMARLIRLVLQDIDTIRKSKLLFFNRREEDILWRCQLDALAANDERFQVEYVLSEPCEGWTGRRGRVDESMLKDFLNRPDGSKCYVCVCGPTAFTELTIGLLKQQGFSEEELHAFQG, encoded by the exons ATGTTGTCGTTCCCTTCGCCGGGCTCCCAGCAGCGGGTAGGTCCGTCCGGACAGTCCGGGAGGAACAAG GTGGCCTTGAAGCCAGGCCACAGTTTGATGGACTGGATCCGGTTTTCAAAGAGTGGAAAAGATCTGACCGGGCTCAGAGGGCGTCTGATTGAAGTGACCCAAGAAGAgctgaagaaacacaacaagAGAGATGACTGCTGGACGTGTATAAGAG GCTTGGTTTACAATGTTACCCCCTACATGGACTACCatcctggaggagaggaggagctgatgaaGGCAGCTGGGATAGACGGCACTGAACTCTTTGACCAG GTCCATCGGTGGGTGAACTACGAGTCTATGTTGAAAGAATGCCTGGTGGGCAGGATGTCCACTTTGCCCACCACGACAAttaaag cTATGAATCCACCTCCACCACCGACTAGCCTCGCCCCACCTACCTCGTTGGCTCCTCCCCCAGACAAAGACTCCCGACCTCG GTACGACTGGTTCCAGACTGAAGCTTCTGTTCATCTGGTTGTTTATGCCAAAAGGAAG aTACCTGGCTCAGGCTGTACCGTCGTTGACCTCGAGGCCGGCGTCTTTCGACTGCAAGTGCTGCTGGGAAAAATGTCCTACATGCTTCATTTAC GTCTGGCTGAAGACGTTGAGGGAAACGTCGCTG TTCACACAGCGTTCACAGTGGGAAAGATCCAGATCACCATGCGCAAGCAGGCTAAAGGAAAATGGACAAGTCTAGGTCAGCCGCTGGAATCCCACAATACATTTCTACGCCATAAAGACAGAG CTGTCTATCATCGGGATTGTGTGTTGGTGTCAAAGACTGAAGTGAACCATAACACTCATGTGTTCAGATTGCAACTACCACGTGGGACTGTCATGCATGTGCCTGTTGGAAAACACGTCTACCTCAAAGCACTTATTCAAG ACACAGAGGTTGTGAGGCCATACACTCCAGTAGACCAGAATCTAGCAGCAGCCTCCTGTCAGTCACCACAAGATTCAGACCTGTACCTCATGATCAAAGTCTACCCCGATGGAGTCATCACTCCACATCTCAACAGTCTGAGCATCG GTGACCATATATCTGTCAGCGGTCCAGAGGGTACCTTTAGCCTCCGCCCCCTTCGTGATGTCACAGACCTCTACCTGTTGGCAGCAGGCACAGGTTTCACACCCATGGCTCGTCTCATCCGACTGGTCCTGCAGGATATCGACACCATCAG AAAAAGCAAGCTGCTCTTTTTTAACCGACGAGAGGAGGACATTCTGTGGCGCTGTCAACTGGATGCACTCGCTGCTAATGAtgaaag gtttcAGGTGGAGTACGTCCTCTCTGAGCCCTGTGAAGGCTGGACCGGCAGGAGGGGCCGGGTGGATGAATCCATGCTCAAGGATTTCCTCAACAGGCCAGATGGGTCcaaatgttatgtgtgtgtgtgtggccccaCTGCATTTACAGAGCTAACAATAGG